Within Raineyella sp. W15-4, the genomic segment ACCGGATCCGGGGCAGCATCTGGGTGGGGGCGGGCCTCGCGGTGGCGGGGCTCTACCTGTTGACGATGACCGGCGGACTGGCCGCGATGAACACCGGCGACCTGCTGTGCCTGGTCAGCACGCTGTTCTGGACCGGACACATCCTCGCGGTGAGCCGGTTCTCCCGACGGCTGGATCCACTGCGGCTGTCGGTCGCGCAGTTCGTCGCCAACAGCCTGTACGCCGCGGTGGCGGCCCTGGTCTTCGAGGACGCCCCGTTCACCGGTCTGCCCACGGTGATCGGGCCGATCGCGTACGCCGGCCTGATCTCGGTGGGGGTTGCCTACACCCTGCAGGTGGTCGGCCAGCGGGAGGCGCTCCCGTCGCATGCCGCGCTGATCATGAGCCTGGAGACGGTGTTCGGTGCCCTCGGTGGTGCGCTGTTCCTGGGCGAACGGATGGCGCCGACCGGCTACGCCGGGGCCGCTCTGATGCTCGCCGGGATCATCGTGTCGCAGCTGCCGACCGGGGGCCCGCGGCCGCCGTCGCGCCCGGAGCCGACGACCGGCACCGAGGTGTCGACGCGTGCTGGGGTGTCGACGCGTGCTGGGGTGTCGACCCGTGCCGAGTCGATGATCCGCCCGGAGCCGACGGGGTACGACGGCTCCGACCCCCGCCCCGCTGTGGTCTAGATCACATTTGGTGGCATCCTGGTGCCATGACCGGCACGTTCGCCGTCGTCGTGGCACACCCCGATGACGACGCCCTGACCTGGGCGGGGACGGTGGCGAAACACGCCCAGGAGGACGGCTTCCGGTTCGTGTTGGTGCAGGCCACCGACGGCGAGGCGGGCCACATCCGGGACGACTTCCCGGCGACCCGGGAGACGTTGGGTGGGATCCGGCGGGGCGAGTGTGCCGCTGCGTGGCACGCTGTCGGCCGGCCGCCGGACCGCCTCGAATGGCTCGGCCTCCCGGACGGGCGACTGGCCGAGATGCCCCGGATCGAGCTGGTCGAGCGGATCGCCGCGGTCCTTGCGGCCGAGGCGCCCGACGTGGTCGCGACCTTCGGTCCCGACGGCGTCACCGGTCACCCGGACCACATCGCGGTCGGTGCCGCCGCCGATGCGGCGTTCACCCGGCTTCGGGCGGATGGGCGGCCGGGCTTCCGACGACTGCTGCACCACGTGCTGCCACAGACCGAGTTCGACCACTGGCAGCAGCGGCGACGCGCCCAGGACCTGCCGCCCTTCGACCCGACGAGCCTCTACCACTGGCGAGGGGTGCCGGACGACCAGATCGGACTGACGGTCGACTGCCGGGCGGTGCTCGACCGGGTGATGGCCGGGATCCAGGAGCACCGCAGCCAACTGCACGTGCTGGCCGGCCCACCCGCAGACGTCGCCCAACTGGGACCGATCGTCAGCCACGAATGGGCCACCGTCGCCTGGCCGCCGCAGCCCCCGGGCGGGATGCTGCAGGACGTCTTCGACCGGTGCTGAGCCGGGTTCGGCGGTGTCAGACCTGGTTTCGCGAACCCCTGCCTGCCTAGGGTGAGCCCACAGCCCGTCTTCCGGGCGGGCAGGAGGGAGAAATCGACATGCAGAATCCACCGATGAGCAAGCGGCTGTGGGCCGAGCTCCTGGGCACCTTCTGGCTGGTCTTCGGGGGCTGCGGGTCGGCCGTACTCGCCGCCAAGGTGCTGGCGCCGGAGGGCATCAACCTGGGCATCGGGTACGTCGGCGTCGCGCTGGCCTTCGGCCTGACCGTGCTCACCGGGGCGTACGCCCTGGGGCACATCTCCGGAGGCCACTTCAACCCGGCCGTCACCCTCGGCTGTGCGATCGCTCGCCGGGTCGAGTGGTCCGCCGTCATCCCGTACTGGATCGCCCAGCTGGTGGGTGCCACCGTCGCCGGTGGTGTCCTCTTCGTCATCGCCGCGGGCAAGTCCGGGTTCGACCCGGTCCGGTCGGGCTTCGCCACCAACGGCTACGGTGCACTGTCCCCGAACGGCTACGGCCTGGCCTCGGCGGCGATCATCGAGATCGTGCTGACCGCCGTGTTCCTCTGGGTGATCCTCGGCGTCACGTCCAACAAGGCGCCCAAGGGCTTCGCCCCGTTGGCCATCGGGCTGACCCTGACGCTGATCCACCTGATCTCGATCCCGGTCACCAACACGTCGGTCAATCCGGCCCGCTCGCTGGGTGTGGCCTGGTTCGCCGGTGTCGGTCCACTGTCCCAGGTGTGGCTGTTCATCCTCGCCCCGCTGCTCGGCGCGGCGATCGCAGGCTTCACGTACGCCGCGCTGACCGGCGACGAGGACGAGACGCCCGCCGAGGAGGAGGCCAGGGTCGGCGCGGAGGGCTGAGCGTCCCTCCGGCGCCGACCCGGTCGGTCGCCGAGTACGTCGGTCAGCCGCCGGGGTGCTGCCGGTCGGGGGACCGCGGAGGCCTCTGCAGGTCCTGCACCAGACGTGCCACATGCAGGGCGACGAAGGCGATCTCGTCGGTGCTGATCGACGTGCCGCCCCACATCTGCACCAGATAGGCGATCCGGTGCGCGCAGACCATGGCAGCGGAGTAGTTGTCCGCGATGGACCGGACCAGATGGTCCGGGGTATCGGCCAACTGGGCATCGCCATGGATCCGGGCGAACAGATAGCGCAGGTGGGTGACGAACCGGGCGGCGCTCATCGACTCCCGGTCGATCGACACCTCGAAGGAGGAGTCCACCAGGTCGAAGATCTGGCCGATCATGGTCAGCTGACGCATCCCCGGCGTGTCGTACGGATCGCCCTCCGCGTCGGCGATGATCAGGTGCATCGCGAAGCTGACCGCCTCCTCCGCCGGTAGCCGTACGCCGACCCGGTCCTCGACCATCTGCAGTGCCCGTTTGCCCATCCGCAGGTAGTCCGGGTAGAGCTGGGCCACCTCCCAGGCGAGGGGATAGTCGACCCGGACATCGTCGGCCTGCCGCCGGATGGCGAAGCTGAGATGGTCGGCGACCGCGATCAGCAGGCTCTGATGGAGGGGGACGGACAACCGGCTGGCCGCCTCGTCGCAGATCTCGACTGCCAGCTCGAGATGCTCCGCGGGGATCTCGGCCAGGAACGCGGTGAGGCGCTCCATCGGCTGGGTCGGGGTCGGGTAGAAGACCCGCTCCACCCTGTCCGCCGCCAGCTCCGCGCCGCGCTTCGCCCCGAAGCCGATGCCCGGCCCCATGACGATCACCTCGTGTCCGTCGCGCTCGGCGACCACGGCGTTGTTGTTGAGGGCACGTCGTACGAGCATCGTCGTCCGTCCTTCCTCCATCGCGCCTTCCTCCGTCACGGGCCGTACGCCGCGCCGGCCCTGCCGCTCACCGGGCGGTGCCGAGGGTCGCCCCACGGGAGGCGATCACGTCGCGGTACCAGGCGAAGGAGTCCTTCCGGATCCGACGCAGGCTGCCCCGGCCGTAGTTGTCCTGGTCGACGTAGATGAACCCGTAGCGCTTCGACATCTGCGAGGTCCCGCACGAGATCAGGTCGATCGGGCCCCAGGAGGTGTAGCCCAGCACCGAGACACCGTCCGCGATCGCCTCGCGGAGCTGGATCAGGTGGTCGCGGAGGTAGTCGATCCGGTACTGGTCGTGCACCCGGTCGTCCGCCTCGAGCTGGTCCTCGGCGCCCAGTCCGTTCTCGACGACGAAGACCGGCACCTGGTAGCGGTCCCACAGCCGGTTCAGCGTGATCCGCAGGCCGACCGGATCGACCACCCAGCCCCACTGGGTGGCGTCCAGGAACGGGTTCTTTAGCGCGCTGCCGTCGAGCATGCCGATCGACTCGTCCGCGCCGGGGCGGTCCTTGGCCAGATGGGACAGGTAGTAGCTGATCCCGACGAAGTCGACGGTGCCGGCGGCCAGGATCTCCGCGTCTCCCTCGGCGAACTCGATGGTCAGGCCCTGGTCGGCGAAGTAGCGCCGGGCATAGCCGGGGTAGGCGCCGCGCACCTGCACATCGGTGTAGAACACGTTGAGCTGGTCCTCCCGCATCGCCTGCAGGACATCGGCCGGCCGGGGCGAGGCGGGGTAGACCTCGATCCGGTTGATCATGGTGCCGATCCTGGCCTCCGGCGGCAGGATCTCGCGCCCGGCCCGGACCGCCAGGGCGCTGGCGAGGAATTGGTGGTGGGTCGCCTGGTAGGCCACCTCCCGGACCGAGCGATCCGTACGGTCCATCAGCACCCCGGCGCCGGTGTAGACGCTGGTGAGGTTCATGTTCATCTCGTTGAAGGTGAGCCAGTGGCGCACCTTGTCGCGGTACCGGGTGAAGACGGTGCGGGCGAACCGGACGTACGGCTCGATGCACTCCCGCGACAGCCAGCCGTTGTAGCGCTTGGTCAGCTCGATCGGCATCTCGTAGTGGGAGAGCGTCACCACCGGCTGGATGCCGTGCGCCAGCAGCTCGTCGAAGACCTCGTCGTAGAAGGCCAGGCCCGCCTCGTTCGGTTCGGACTCCAGCCCGGTCGGGTAGATCCGCGGCCAGGAGATCGACAGCCGCAGGGCGGTGAACCCCAGTTCGGCGAACAGCGCGATGTCCTCGCGGAACCGGTGGTAGAAGTCGATCCCCCAGCGCTTCGGGAACACCCCCGGCAGGGTGCCCGCCTCGGCGGCGTCCAGGTCGGCGCCGGTCACCTCGAAGGTGAAGTTGTCCTGGCCGTCGGCCACGTCCGGCCGGTAGCGGGCGAAATCGGCGGTGGACAGGCCCTTGCCGCCCTCGTCGTAGGCCCCTTCGATCTGGTTGGCGGCGGTCGCGCCGCCCCACAGGAAGTCCTCGGGGAAGGTCAGGTCGTCCGTGGTCATGGTGTCTCCGTCAGGGTGTCGAGTGTCTGCTGGGATGGCGGCCGGTCCGGGCCCGCCGGTCATGCCTGGATCCTGATCACCGGGTCCCCGGCGGAGATCACGCCGGCTGCCACCGGTTCGACCAGCGGAAGCCGGGCGCTGTTGGTGACGACCACAGCGGTGGCGAGGTCGTAGCCGGCCGCCCGGACGGCCTCGAGGTCGACCGTGGCGAGCAGATCGCCGGGGGCGACCCGGTCGCCCGCCGCGACCGCGGAGGTGAAGTGCTCGCCCTTGAGCCGCACCGTGTCGATCCCGATGTGCACCAGGACCTCGACCCCGGTGTCGGTGCGGATCCCGTACGCGTGCGGCAGGCAGGCCTTGATCTCGCCGGCCACCGGGGCGACGACGCGGCCCTCGGTCGGCTCGATGCTGACCCCGCGCCCCAGCGCGCCGCTGGCAAAGACCTTGTCGGGCATCGACTCCACCGGCATCGTCGCTCCGGCCACCGGGGCCAGGACCAGCGTCGTACGGCCGGCCGAGGTGGTCGCTGCGGCCGTCGGGCCGGGCACGGGAGAGGCGCCGGCCGGGACCGGGGTGGTCGCCGCATTTGCCGGTGCGGCCTTCTTCACCCCGAAGAGCAGGGTGAGGACGAAGGCGAGGACCATCGCCCCGACCACACCGATGACGAACAGCGGGAAGTTCCCGGTGCCCAGGGCGATCGGCATGGTGATCAGCGACGGCACCGCGAAGGCCTTGGAGGCGACGCCGGCGAGACCGGACACGGCACCGCCGAGGCCGCCGCACACCAGGCCGATGATGAACGGCCGGCGCAGCGGCAGGTTGACGCCGTAGAGGATCGGTTCGGTGATGCCGGCGAGGAAACCGCTCAGCGAGGCCGGCCCGGCCACCTGCTTGAGCTTGGCGTCCCGGGTGCGCAGGAACACGGCGAACGCCGCGCCGGTCTGAGCGGCGACGGCCGCGTAGAACGGGATGACCACGAACGAGTGGCCCTGGGTGGCGTAGTCGTTGATGATCACCGCGATGAGCGCCCAGTGCAGGCCGAAGATGACCAGCACCTGGGCGATGGCGCCGACCAGGAAGCCACCGATGGCGGGGCTGGCGGTGTAGAGCCAGGACACTCCGGCGGCGATCGCGTTGCTGAGGTAGGTGGTCGCCGGACCGATGGTCATCAGGCTGAGCGGGAACAGGATCAGCACCACCAGGGCGGGGGAGAGGAAGTTGCCCGCCGCACTGGGCAGCAGCTTCTTCAGCCAGCGCTCCAGATGGCTCTGCACCCAGACGATGACGATGATCGGCACCACCGAGGAGGTGTAGGTGGCCATCACCACCGGAATGCCGAGGAACGTCACCGGGTCGGCGCCGCCGGCCAGCGTGACGATCGACGGGTAGACCAGGCCGCCGGCCAGGGCCAGCGAGACGAACTGGTTGGCCCCGAAGCGCTTGCCCGCGGTGAACGCCAGGAACATCGGCAGGAAGTAGAACAGTGAGTCGGCCCCGGCGTTGAGGATGATGTAGGTGGTGTCGGTGGGCTGCAGCCAGCCCGCCACGCCGAGGACGATGATCAGGGCCTTGAGCAGACCGGTGCCCGCCAGCACCCAGAGGAAGGGCTGGAAGAGCGAGGACACCAGTGCCACGAAGCGGTCGAACAGGTTGCCGGAGGCGCCCTCCGGCGTGGATGTCGGCTGGGCCTCCTCGGCCGCGGGTGCCGGGAGCAGGCTCTCGACGGCCTGGCGTACGGCCAGCACGTCGTTGCCCATCACCACCTGGACCTGGCCACCGGCCCGGACCACCGACAGGACGCCGTCGGTCTTCTCCAGCGCCGGGGTGTCGACCTTGGCGTCGTCCCGCAGGACGAAGCGGAGACGGGTGAAACACGAGGTGACCGCGGCGACGTTCCCGCCCCCGCCCACCTCCTTGAGAACTGAACGGGCAATCTGCTCCGGATTGCCGTTGCGCGTACGGCTCACTGTCCCTCCTTGGACGTGAGCGTTGCGTTCGGGGATCGGCTCGGGCAGGAAAAAAGGCCCGCGGCACCCAAACATCAACGCATGGTGGCGTGAATGTCTGAGTTCGGGGCCTTGCCTTGGGAGTCACAATCCCTTGACTCAAACGTCGGCGGTAGTAGTCGACTGGAGATGAACCTAGCACATTGTGGAGAGCAGGCCAAGGGGTGCCGGAGAAGGGACTCGAACCCTCACGCCTTGCGGCACAGGAACCTAAATCCTGCGTGTCTGCCAGTTCCACCACTCCGGCCGGAGCAGTGACCATTGTGCCCGATCTCGGCGACGGCCCGATCAGGCGGTGAGGTCCTTGAGCAGCCGTTCGACGTGGCCCTTGGCCTTGACGTTGTACTTGGCGTCGGCGATGGTGCCCACGCCGGCGTCGTCGACGTCGACGGTGAAGGTCGAGCGCTTGACGCCGAGGAGCGCCCGGCCGTAGTTGATCTTCTCGCCGTAGGCTCCGTACGCCGCCAGGGTCGTCCGCTCCGGGTCGGAGAGCAGGGTGACGGTGAGCGACTCCTTGTCGCGGAACTTCGCCAGCCGCTCCGGCTTGTCCGGCGAGATGCCCAGCACGGCGGCGACGCCGGCGGTCTCCAGGTCGGGGCGGAAGGTGGTGAAGTCGCAGGCCTCGGTCGTGCAGCCGGGGGTCATCGCCGCGGGGTAGAAGTAGACGACGACCCGCTTGCCGGCGAAGTCGCTGAGCGACACCTCGTGGCCGTCGGCGTCGAGCAGGGTGAACGCGGGGGCGATGGCGCCGGTCTCCAGCTGGGTTTCCATGAGGCCAGCCTAGGTGGATGTCGTGCATCACGCCGGATGGACGTGCCAGGCGGGCGATGAGCCCGACGGCGACCGGAGGGCTGCCCCCGTATCGGCTCGTCGGCTCCGACCAGAGTGGACCTGGCCGGACACCTGCAGGGGCGCCCGGCCAGGTCTGGCTCAGTGGTTGGTGACGAAGTCGATCACCTGACGGTTGAACTCCGCGGCATGCTCCAACTGGGCCCAGTGGCCGCAGCGATTGATGATGTGAGCCCGGGAATCCGGGATGTGGGCGGCGAGGAACAGCGTCGATTCGAAGGAGACCACCCGGTCGTCCCGGCCGTGGATCAGCAGCGCGGGCGCGGTGATGGTGGCGGCCTTGGTGAGATCGGCCCAGATCGGGATGGGAGCCCTCGGGGCGACTCTCGCGATGTTCGCCAGATGCTGGGGATGCCCGAGCGCCGCGGCGGAGCGCTGGTCGCACAGCTCCGGTGAGGCAAACCGCGCCCGGTCGTACACCATGATCTCGACGAGCCGCTTCATCGCCGCGGGGCTGGCGTCGGAGTAGCCCTGGTACATGATCTTCAGACCCTCCGACGGCCCGCCGCCGGCGCCGAAGAGGAACGGCTGCAGCTGGATCGGCGCACCCATGGTGATCAGGTGCGAGACCCGCTCCGGTCGCTCGATCGCCATCCGCAGGGAGGTGTGCCCGCCCATCGAGTTGCCGACGAACGCTGCCTTCTCGATGCCGAGTGCGTCGAGCAGCTCGCAGACCGCCTCGACGACGTCGTACGTCGTGAAGTCGACCTCGTCAGAGTCTCCCCAGCCCGGCAGGTCGGGGGCGATCACCCGGAAGTGCTGCGCGAGCGTCTCGATATTGGGCGAATAGTTGCTCCAGCCGGTGGCCCCCGGGCCCCCGCCGTGCAGCAGCACGACCGGGTGGCCGGTACCGGTCTCGTTGTAGTGGATCCGCCAGTTCGGAGTCTGGACGTCCTTGGCGATGTCTGCCTCGATCAGGCTCATCGGGTGCTCACTTCCTGGGGGTCGGTGGTGGGGAGGGCGTGGCTGAGGAGCTCGTGGACGACCTCGGGGGGACGGTGGCCCCAGGAGTGCAGCCGGTCGAGGGTCTGGACCTGCCAGGTGTCGTCGTCGATGAGCAGGCCGCCCCAGCCGTACTCGACCGCGAACCCGGAGGGGGTGCGGACGTAGAAGCTGAACATCTGGTCGTTGGGGTGCATGCCGAGCGTCATCTCGAAGGGCTGCCCGGCGTCCAGGCACCGGTCGTACGCCAGGCCGACGTCGCGGATGTCGGTGACCTCCACCATGAAGTGGTGGGTCCTCTTGGGGTGCGGCATCTCGCCGAGCGCCAGACTGTGGTGGCGCGGGTTGCAGTGCAGGAAGATCAGGTCGGCCACAATGCCGGGAGCGAGTTCCTCGACGATCAGATCGCTGATCCGGAAGCCGAGCAGCCCCTGGTAGAACGCCAGGTAGTCCTCGCGGGCAACGCCCTTGGAGAGCAACACTTGGTGTCCGGCGCCGCCGGCACCGGTGACGAAGCCGCCCAGCAGGACGTCGGAGTGGAACGGGACGTCGGCGTCGGCGAAGCCGGTGACCAGTTCGATCCGATTGCCGATCGGATCAGCGGTGATCGCGATCCGATCCACCCGCCGGGCGGTGGCCAGAGCGGCGTCGCCCTCGGTGATCACGAGTCCGGCCGACCGTACCCGGTCGATGATCCGGTCCAGTGCGGCGCTGCTCCCGACCTCGTAGCCCGACGCGACCAGATCGTCTGCGGGGCCCCGCTGGACCAGCCAGCGGTAGGCCTTCTCGTCGGTGCGCAGCATGAGCGTCTCCGCGTGCCGCCCGCCCACCTGCATACCGAGCAACTCGCTGCTGAAGCGCTCCCAGTCAGCCAGGTCGCTGGCCTCGTAGACGACGTACGCGAGTTCTTTGACTTCGGTCATGATGTCTCTCCTTCGGGCGATCACAGGGTCGGGACAGCCAGGCCGCTGGTGTCGGCCGCGGCGACGAACCTGTCGGGGCGTACAGCGACGGCGCGGACGCCGTACCGCTCGAACCAGGCGATCAGGACGTCCTGCAGGTCGACCAGTTCGTCAGGTCCCTGGGTGTAGGCGTCCCGCGGCCGTACGGCGAGGTAGCGGGCGCCCAGGGCATCCCACTCCGCCTTCTCCGCCGGCGTCAGCAGGGTCGCCGGATCGACGTCGGCGCCGAGCAGCACGAAGTCGTCGGCCAGAAACTCGTCGACGCGCTCCATCCGGCCCACGGTGTCGCCCACGATCGGTTGCGGCAGCATCCGGCCGATGATGCTGGCGTCGCCGCGTTCGCCGCGCAACCAGCCGGCAGCCAGCACCGGAGGAGCGGTCAGCGGCGGTTCGAACGGCGTCACGGTGTCCCGTGGCACCGCGTTCATCGCCTCGATCTCCTCG encodes:
- a CDS encoding DMT family transporter, whose product is MSVVAGPRRTRANLLLLLASAIWGFAFVAQVAGTQVGAFTFNSSRFLLGALSLLPVIVWLDRRNGLTGAERRRRWRAVARPGLLIGVLLFAGSSLQQLSLQFTTAGNAAFVTGLYVVTVPLAGLALGHRIRGSIWVGAGLAVAGLYLLTMTGGLAAMNTGDLLCLVSTLFWTGHILAVSRFSRRLDPLRLSVAQFVANSLYAAVAALVFEDAPFTGLPTVIGPIAYAGLISVGVAYTLQVVGQREALPSHAALIMSLETVFGALGGALFLGERMAPTGYAGAALMLAGIIVSQLPTGGPRPPSRPEPTTGTEVSTRAGVSTRAGVSTRAESMIRPEPTGYDGSDPRPAVV
- a CDS encoding PIG-L family deacetylase, with the protein product MTGTFAVVVAHPDDDALTWAGTVAKHAQEDGFRFVLVQATDGEAGHIRDDFPATRETLGGIRRGECAAAWHAVGRPPDRLEWLGLPDGRLAEMPRIELVERIAAVLAAEAPDVVATFGPDGVTGHPDHIAVGAAADAAFTRLRADGRPGFRRLLHHVLPQTEFDHWQQRRRAQDLPPFDPTSLYHWRGVPDDQIGLTVDCRAVLDRVMAGIQEHRSQLHVLAGPPADVAQLGPIVSHEWATVAWPPQPPGGMLQDVFDRC
- the aqpZ gene encoding aquaporin Z, which translates into the protein MSKRLWAELLGTFWLVFGGCGSAVLAAKVLAPEGINLGIGYVGVALAFGLTVLTGAYALGHISGGHFNPAVTLGCAIARRVEWSAVIPYWIAQLVGATVAGGVLFVIAAGKSGFDPVRSGFATNGYGALSPNGYGLASAAIIEIVLTAVFLWVILGVTSNKAPKGFAPLAIGLTLTLIHLISIPVTNTSVNPARSLGVAWFAGVGPLSQVWLFILAPLLGAAIAGFTYAALTGDEDETPAEEEARVGAEG
- a CDS encoding PRD domain-containing protein; this translates as MEEGRTTMLVRRALNNNAVVAERDGHEVIVMGPGIGFGAKRGAELAADRVERVFYPTPTQPMERLTAFLAEIPAEHLELAVEICDEAASRLSVPLHQSLLIAVADHLSFAIRRQADDVRVDYPLAWEVAQLYPDYLRMGKRALQMVEDRVGVRLPAEEAVSFAMHLIIADAEGDPYDTPGMRQLTMIGQIFDLVDSSFEVSIDRESMSAARFVTHLRYLFARIHGDAQLADTPDHLVRSIADNYSAAMVCAHRIAYLVQMWGGTSISTDEIAFVALHVARLVQDLQRPPRSPDRQHPGG
- a CDS encoding glycoside hydrolase family 1 protein, which produces MTTDDLTFPEDFLWGGATAANQIEGAYDEGGKGLSTADFARYRPDVADGQDNFTFEVTGADLDAAEAGTLPGVFPKRWGIDFYHRFREDIALFAELGFTALRLSISWPRIYPTGLESEPNEAGLAFYDEVFDELLAHGIQPVVTLSHYEMPIELTKRYNGWLSRECIEPYVRFARTVFTRYRDKVRHWLTFNEMNMNLTSVYTGAGVLMDRTDRSVREVAYQATHHQFLASALAVRAGREILPPEARIGTMINRIEVYPASPRPADVLQAMREDQLNVFYTDVQVRGAYPGYARRYFADQGLTIEFAEGDAEILAAGTVDFVGISYYLSHLAKDRPGADESIGMLDGSALKNPFLDATQWGWVVDPVGLRITLNRLWDRYQVPVFVVENGLGAEDQLEADDRVHDQYRIDYLRDHLIQLREAIADGVSVLGYTSWGPIDLISCGTSQMSKRYGFIYVDQDNYGRGSLRRIRKDSFAWYRDVIASRGATLGTAR
- a CDS encoding beta-glucoside-specific PTS transporter subunit IIABC, giving the protein MSRTRNGNPEQIARSVLKEVGGGGNVAAVTSCFTRLRFVLRDDAKVDTPALEKTDGVLSVVRAGGQVQVVMGNDVLAVRQAVESLLPAPAAEEAQPTSTPEGASGNLFDRFVALVSSLFQPFLWVLAGTGLLKALIIVLGVAGWLQPTDTTYIILNAGADSLFYFLPMFLAFTAGKRFGANQFVSLALAGGLVYPSIVTLAGGADPVTFLGIPVVMATYTSSVVPIIVIVWVQSHLERWLKKLLPSAAGNFLSPALVVLILFPLSLMTIGPATTYLSNAIAAGVSWLYTASPAIGGFLVGAIAQVLVIFGLHWALIAVIINDYATQGHSFVVIPFYAAVAAQTGAAFAVFLRTRDAKLKQVAGPASLSGFLAGITEPILYGVNLPLRRPFIIGLVCGGLGGAVSGLAGVASKAFAVPSLITMPIALGTGNFPLFVIGVVGAMVLAFVLTLLFGVKKAAPANAATTPVPAGASPVPGPTAAATTSAGRTTLVLAPVAGATMPVESMPDKVFASGALGRGVSIEPTEGRVVAPVAGEIKACLPHAYGIRTDTGVEVLVHIGIDTVRLKGEHFTSAVAAGDRVAPGDLLATVDLEAVRAAGYDLATAVVVTNSARLPLVEPVAAGVISAGDPVIRIQA
- a CDS encoding peroxiredoxin; the encoded protein is METQLETGAIAPAFTLLDADGHEVSLSDFAGKRVVVYFYPAAMTPGCTTEACDFTTFRPDLETAGVAAVLGISPDKPERLAKFRDKESLTVTLLSDPERTTLAAYGAYGEKINYGRALLGVKRSTFTVDVDDAGVGTIADAKYNVKAKGHVERLLKDLTA
- a CDS encoding alpha/beta hydrolase, coding for MSLIEADIAKDVQTPNWRIHYNETGTGHPVVLLHGGGPGATGWSNYSPNIETLAQHFRVIAPDLPGWGDSDEVDFTTYDVVEAVCELLDALGIEKAAFVGNSMGGHTSLRMAIERPERVSHLITMGAPIQLQPFLFGAGGGPSEGLKIMYQGYSDASPAAMKRLVEIMVYDRARFASPELCDQRSAAALGHPQHLANIARVAPRAPIPIWADLTKAATITAPALLIHGRDDRVVSFESTLFLAAHIPDSRAHIINRCGHWAQLEHAAEFNRQVIDFVTNH
- a CDS encoding VOC family protein, with amino-acid sequence MTEVKELAYVVYEASDLADWERFSSELLGMQVGGRHAETLMLRTDEKAYRWLVQRGPADDLVASGYEVGSSAALDRIIDRVRSAGLVITEGDAALATARRVDRIAITADPIGNRIELVTGFADADVPFHSDVLLGGFVTGAGGAGHQVLLSKGVAREDYLAFYQGLLGFRISDLIVEELAPGIVADLIFLHCNPRHHSLALGEMPHPKRTHHFMVEVTDIRDVGLAYDRCLDAGQPFEMTLGMHPNDQMFSFYVRTPSGFAVEYGWGGLLIDDDTWQVQTLDRLHSWGHRPPEVVHELLSHALPTTDPQEVSTR